One stretch of Molothrus aeneus isolate 106 chromosome 2, BPBGC_Maene_1.0, whole genome shotgun sequence DNA includes these proteins:
- the TSKU gene encoding tsukushi, with protein sequence MHFLTWFNLLLLLPCFGTTKTCFPGCHCEVETFGLFDSFSLTKVDCSGIGSHIVPVPIPLDTSYLDLSSNKLETINESMLTGPGYTTLVSLDLSYNKIAKISSTTFSRLRYLESLDLSHNSLEVLPEDCFSSSPLSDIDLSNNKLLDIAIDIFASKGQGKSLNVDLSNNMLSTITRHHEKSIPNIQNLNLSGNKLTFVPNLQGIPLRYLNLDGNPLVKVEKGDFTGLKDLIHLSLSGLHGFRELSPQSFKELQALQVLDLSNNPNLKSLSAEVIFGLNSLQELNLSGTGISSLPKTLLKYLPSIKSITLGKDIQCLKTIKEGQYHRQIGLTKKEVLSCHDSHGSVAAAPYVL encoded by the coding sequence ATGCATTTCCTGACCTGGTTCAatttgctgcttctccttccttGCTTTGGTACCACAAAAACCTGCTTCCCTGGCTGCCACTGTGAAGTGGAAACCTTTGGTCTCTTTGACAGCTTTAGCTTGACCAAGGTGGACTGCAGTGGAATAGGCTCACACATTGTTCCTGTCCCAATTCCTCTGGACACCTCCTACTTGGATCTATCATCAAACAAACTGGAAACAATAAATGAATCGATGCTTACTGGCCCTGGATACACCACCCTCGTGAGTCTCGACCTGAGCTACAACAAAATCGCCAAGATTTCTTCCACGACATTCTCCAGGCTTCGGTACCTGGAGTCCTTGGATCTGAGTCATAACTCTCTGGAAGTCCTTCCGGAGGACTGTTTCTCCAGTTCTCCTCTAAGTGACATAGATTTGAGCAATAACAAACTTTTGGATATAGCTATAGACATTTTTGCTTCAAAAGGACAAGGCAAATCCCTGAATGTGGATCTATCCAATAATATGCTCAGCACAATTACAAGACACCATGAAAAGAGCATTCCCAACATACAGAACTTAAATCTTTCTGGAAACAAGTTAACATTTGTACCAAACCTTCAAGGCATTCCTCTCCGATATTTAAATCTTGATGGAAACCCTCTTGTTAAGGTTGAGAAAGGAGATTTCACGGGGCTGAAAGACTTGATTCATTTATCCCTCAGTGGCCTGCATGGCTTTAGGGAGTTATCTCCTCAGAGCTTCAAGGAGCTCCAAGCCCTCCAGGTTCTGGATTTATCCAACAATCCCAACTTGAAGTCACTGTCTGCTGAAGTTATCTTTGGTCTGAACTCCCTACAAGAGCTCAATCTCTCTGGGACAGGCATCTCATCCTTGCCAAAGACCTTGCTGAAATACCTGCCTTCCATCAAAAGCATCACCTTAGGGAAGGACATACAGTGTCTCAAGACCATCAAAGAAGGACAGTACCACCGACAAATTGGGCTGACCAAAAAAGAAGTCCTCAGTTGCCATGACAGCCATGGATCTGTAGCAGCAGCACCTTATGTTTTGTGA